One Deltaproteobacteria bacterium genomic window, GAAGCTCCGCGGCGAGGGCGACGGCGCCGCCACGGCCATCTACGCCGACTCTTACGGACAGGACCCCGAGTTCTACAGCTTCACCCGGAGCCTGGAGGCCTACGAGAAGTTCCTGCCGGAGAAGAGCACGGCCATCCTGTCGGAGGGGTCCCCGCTCTTCCGGCACCTGGGCAGCGCGCAGATCGGCGAGTTGCCGGCGGTCGCGGCGCCGGCGGCGGTCCCCCAGGTATCGAGCACCCCGGTGGACGACCCGCAGCCCGCCAACGCGAGCGAGCCCTTGCCGACCTCAACGGATGCCAGCGCCGACACCGGCGACGCCAGACCGTAGTCCTCGGCACGCGGAAGGCATCACCGCCTTGGGCTGACACGCGGCGCTCCCACGCGTTCGTCCGGAGCTCGTCGAAACCGAGCGAGGTCGAAGCACCCGGAGGAAGAGCATGAAGATCGAAAGTCTAGGCAACTTCGAGCGCGTGGACCAGAACGCGGAGGTGATGGACACGCCCTACGACCGCTGGGTGGTATCCCAAGGTGTGGACGTGATCCGGGGCTACTTCGTCCAGGACCTCAAGGAAGTGCCGATGAAGTGGTGGGACCGCAAGGGCGGCCACGGCGTCTACATCAACCTGGAGGGAGCCGGCTACCTGGACGACGCCTTCGTGGTGTCGATCCCGCCGGGGAAAAGCCTCAACCCTGAGAAGCACATCTACGACGAACTCGTCTACGTGCTCTCCGGCCGCGGCGCCACCACCCTGTGGCAGGGCAACGGCAAGGGGCAGAGCTTCGAGTGGCAGGAGGGAAGTCTCTTCGCCATCCCGGTGAACGCCACCTACCAGCACTTCAACGGCTCGGGCGACCGGG contains:
- a CDS encoding cupin domain-containing protein → MKIESLGNFERVDQNAEVMDTPYDRWVVSQGVDVIRGYFVQDLKEVPMKWWDRKGGHGVYINLEGAGYLDDAFVVSIPPGKSLNPEKHIYDELVYVLSGRGATTLWQGNGKGQSFEWQEGSLFAIPVNATYQHFNGSGDR